A window of the Aspergillus flavus chromosome 6, complete sequence genome harbors these coding sequences:
- a CDS encoding putative monooxygenase — METPLADLAIIGAGWHGLAAAKTALALDPSVNLVVLDSAASVGGVWAEERLYAELRTNNRLGSYEYGDFPMRDIIPGLVKPGEHMAGRAMHEYLKAYAAHFGIRDKIKLNCKVDSVEYCERGDGGGKEWVIKCTTTTEPGHEKSNTIRTRKLILATGLTSQPRIPTFSGQQSFGAPLFHAKDFVRYQDTLFAKPSYDNTGDQHEGAARDDHTPVTVLGGSKSAWDTVYACASKGHRVNWVIRPSGTGPAWVSPAAVFSPINLLLESLPVVRALGWFSPCAWVSHPIRNFLHGTWLGSIIVSLFWASLEWDMVRVNRYSDHEETAKLRPWFKPIWIGTAVSIINFPGDIFRLIRRGLVKVHIADIERLEPFQVVLSNGGDMLDTRTLILCTGWKVSPGIRFLPDGTEQEMGFPWAADPIDQELVRQARRDIYTRLPMLHSGPERRTYHTKGAEGQTHTNETIRHPFRLARFIVPPGLWDDHSIAFLGTVTTFNTPLIAEVQALWALVYLNHGSELHHLHQDKESIINETALHTEFCALRSPAGHGVRTADFVFEIMPYLDLLLGDLGLKSARKGSWWKNLFVPHQPKDYAGLVEEWKGRRSISQDGRKVKVT, encoded by the exons ATGGAAACGCCACTAGCTGATCTGGCCATAATTGGTGCTG GCTGGCACGGTCTCGCGGCCGCCAAAACAGCCCTCGCGCTCGATCCCAGTGTCAATCTGGTGGTTCTGGATTCCGCCGCTTCAGTGGGGGGTGTCTGGGCAGAGGAACGCTTATATGCGGAACTCAGGACGAACAACCGACTGGGATCATACGAATATGGTGACTTTCCTATGAGGGACATCATTCCAGGTTTGGTGAAACCCGGTGAGCATATGGCAGGCAGAGCGATGCATGAATATCTGAAAGCGTACGCTGCCCACTTCGGGATCCGCGACAAAATCAAGTTGAATTGCAAGGTTGACAGCGTGGAATACTGCGAGAGAGGTGAtggagggggaaaggagTGGGTCATTAAAtgcacaacaacaacagaaCCAGGACACGAGAAGAGCAATACCATACGGACGCGGAAACTGATACTTGCTACGGGCCTTACCTCGCAGCCGCGTATTCCTACATTCTCTGGCCAGCAATCTTTTGGCGCGCCATTGTTCCACGCAAAAGATTTCGTCCGTTACCAAGACACCCTCTTCGCTAAACCCAGCTATGACAACACAGGCGACCAACATGAAGGCGCCGCTCGTGACGACCACACACCAGTAACGGTACTCGGCGGAAGCAAGTCCGCGTGGGACACTGTCTACGCCTGCGCATCAAAGGGACACCGCGTCAACTGGGTCATTAGACCGTCTGGGACTGGGCCCGCGTGGGTGAGCCCGGCCGCTGTTTTCTCGcccatcaacctcctcctcgaaaGCCTCCCTGTCGTGCGTGCCTTGGGCTGGTTCAGCCCCTGCGCCTGGGTGAGCCACCCGATACGCAACTTCTTACATGGGACATGGTTGGGTAGTATTATTGTGAGTCTGTTCTGGGCCTCCCTGGAGTGGGATATGGTTCGGGTCAATCGTTACAGCGATCACGAGGAGACGGCGAAGCTAAGACCCTGGTTTAAGCCTATCTGGATCGGGACCGCGGTGAGTATTATCAATTTCCCGGGTGATATCTTTAGATTGATCCGGCGGGGACTAGTGAAGGTGCATATTGCCGATATTGAGCGGCTGGAGCCTTTTCAGGTCGTTCTGTCCAACGGCGGCGACATGCTGGACACGAGGACACTTATCCTGTGCACAGGCTGGAAAGTATCTCCAGGGATTAGGTTTTTGCCGGATGGAACCGAACAAGAGATGGGCTTCCCGTGGGCTGCGGACCCAATTGATCAGGAGCTCGTTAGGCAGGCCCGCAGAGACATATACACGCGTCTGCCCATGCTCCACAGCGGCCCAGAGAGAAGGACCTACCACACGAAGGGCGCGGAGGGTCAAACACACACTAATGAAACCATTCGGCACCCCTTCCGTCTCGCGCGCTTCATTGTCCCCCCAGGACTATGGGACGACCATAGCATCGCCTTCCTAGGAACCGTAACCACGTTCAACACGCCCTTGATTGCCGAAGTGCAAGCCCTGTGGGCACTAGTCTACCTTAACCACGGCTCTGAgcttcaccatcttcatcaagacAAGGAGTCAATAATCAACGAGACAGCACTACACACAGAGTTCTGTGCGCTGCGCTCCCCGGCGGGCCATGGGGTGCGGACTGCGGACTTTGTCTTTGAAATCATGCCGTATTTGGATCTCTTGCTTGGGGATTTGGGCTTGAAGTCTGCAAGGAAGGGGTCGTGGTGGAAAAATTTGTTTGTTCCGCATCAGCCGAAGGATTATGcggggttggtggaggagtGGAAAGGTCGACGATCTATATCCCAGGACGGGCGGAAGGTCAAGGTTACTTAG
- a CDS encoding putative NAD dependent epimerase/dehydratase, whose product MIPQMKKQHVLLTHANGFAASHILSNLLERGYAVTATVRSQEKAAAIIRSHPSWEGRVKFVIVPDFTKSQPFDEVFKSAEVPFAFVIHTASPVTLQAEDMQKLVIETAVLSVTEILGSAHRHGGMDLKRFVLLGSAVIVLNSFEDPARPGPPYTEEEWNPVRIWHRQFPAALECGDGVLGYMVSKVQAERAAWEFMKMNSPAFELTLMNPHIITGPMIHPISGMSSINATNYFVIAKFIDSVHKDELKDMRFPFYHFVDVRDVARSHVDALTNPAAAGRRVYLISELTTPQLVLNIIRKHFPSLRERVPEGNPAQTLPDGVHPTGWDTRISQDILAKGAVDGQWGYISLEKSVIDTVQFMIDNNLI is encoded by the exons ATGATACCTCAAATGAAGAAGCAGCACGTTCTTCTGACACACGCGAATGGCTTTGCGGCATCTCATATTTTGTCTAATTTACTTGAG CGTGGATATGCCGTCACTGCAACTGTCCGGTCACAGGAGAAAGCAGCAGCCATTATCAGATCACACCCATCTTGGGAGGGTAGAGTAAAGTTTGTAATAGTTCCTGACTTTACCAAAAGCCAGCCATTCGATGAAGTATTTAAGAGTGCGGAAGTACCTTTCGCCTTCGTGATTCACACAGCGTCACCGGTCACGCTCCAAGCGGAGGACATGCAGAAGCTTGTAATTGAGACTGCTGTA TTAAGTGTCACTGAGATCCTCGGAAGTGCTCACCGACATGGTGGAATGGACTTGAAGCGGTTCGTCCTTCTGGGTAGTGCTGTTATAGTCTTGAATTCATTTGAGGATCCCGCGCGACCAGGACCTCCATACACAGAAGAGGAGTGGAACCCTGTGAGGATATGGCATCGACAATTTCCCGCA GCACTTGAGTGTGGCGATGGCGTCTTAGGATATATGGTCTCTAAGGTGCAGGCGGAAAGAGCAGCTTGGGAGTTTATGAAAATGAACTCCCCTGCGTTTGAGCTCACATTGATGAACCCACACATCATCACAGGACCAATGATTCATCCGATCTCGGGGATGAGCTCTATCAATGCAACGAACTATTTTGTGATTGCGAAGTTTATCGACAGCGTCCACAAAGATGAGCTCAAGGATATGCGCTTTCCATTTTACCACTTC GTGGATGTCCGTGACGTTGCCAGAAGCCATGTAGATGCTTTGACGAACCCTGCAGCAGCTGGTCGACGAGTTTATCTTATTTCCGAACTCACGACACCCCAACTGGTACTCAATATTATTCGGAAACATTTTCCGTCCCTCAGAGAAAGAGTACCGGAAGGCAATCCTGCACAAACTCTGCCTGATGGGGTCCATCCAACTGGATGGGATACGCGCATTAGCCAGGACATCTTGGCCAAGGGAGCTGTCGACGGGCAATGGGGCTATATTAGTCTTGAGAAAAGTGTTATTGATACAGTTCAGTTTATGATTGATAAcaatctaatataa
- a CDS encoding benzodiazepine receptor family protein encodes MAWSIALPREVFTSPILSVTAPTTVGMLVGYLVNRAGGTKQTYKSLQKPAFYPPAWLFAPMWTVLYGVMGYAAHHATVAGYSALTSSTAAQSLGTNWETLYTTQLALNYLWMPLFFGIRRPAWALADILLLGGNVAALMQTWWKTDRTAFWLMVPYAGWLGFATYLNAGVGVLNKWTIGEKPKDQ; translated from the exons ATGGCCTGGTCGATAGCACTTCCCCGAGAGGTCTTCACCTCTCCAATCCTTTCCGTCACAGCGCCTACCACGGTCGGCATGTTGGTCGGCTATCTGGTCAATC GCGCGGGAGGAACCAAACAAACCTACAAATCACTCCAAAAGCCGGCCTTCTACCCGCCGGCATGGCTCTTCGCCCCAATGTGGACTGTCCTCTACGGGGTCATGGGATATGCCGCTCACCACGCGACAGTGGCCGGATATAGCGCCCTGACTTCCTCCACCGCTGCACAGAGCTTGGGTACGAATTGGGAAACGCTGTATACAACACAGCTAGCACTCAACTACCTCTGGATgcccctcttcttcggcatcCGTCGCCCTGCCTGGGCGTTGGCGGATATACTACTCTTGGGTGGGAACGTGGCGGCGCTGATGCAGACCTGGTGGAAGACAGATCGGACCGCCTTCTGGCTCATGGTCCCCTACGCCGGGTGGCTCGGATTTGCGACATATCTCAATGCCGGTGTGGGTGTATTGAACAAGTGGACTATCGGAGAAAAGCCGAAGGATCAGTAA
- a CDS encoding 1,3-beta-glucanosyltransferase gel3 (unnamed protein product), protein MKLSIVLLGTVLGTALADVPTIVAKGSKFFYSNNGTQFFIRGIAYQQEHTGAGDMKYTDPLADPAACERDVPYFTKLRTNVIRTYAVDPSKNHDECMKKLADAGIYLISDLSSPTESIERENPKWDLDLYKRYTDVIDAFAKYDNVIGFFSGNEVANAKNNTAAIAFVRAAVRDMKAYIKQKKYRDSLAIGYSTDDDQWMRADVANYLVCGDKDSQIDMFGYNIYEWCGKSSFKESGYEERTKEFSNYPVPAFFSEYGCNNPRPRPFNDVPVLYSDQMNDVWSGGIVYMYFQEDNDYGLVTLDKSKISTLSDFNSLSSQIQKATATGVKSADYRPTASARTCPKVGDDWQANAKDLPPTPNADLCKCMEEGLTCVVKDSVSEQEYGKLFGMICGNEGVCDGLARDAIKGNFGAYGMCSARQQLSFVLNQYYQQQSKENQASACDFKGAASTKKASKPTGTCSSLLGQAGSAGTGTVSSKPTGSGSGGSSSSTSDSAAGLMIAPRSVQAGAWQIGAYLVTAMVTGAGMIVL, encoded by the exons ATGAAGCTGTCCATTGTCTTGCTGGGCACTGTGTTGGGGACAGCCTTGGCTGATGTGCCAACTATTGTCGCGAAG GGATCCAAGTTTTTCTACAGCAACAATGGCACTCAGTT CTTCATTCGCGGCATTGCTTACCAGC AGGAACACACGGGCGCAGGCGACATGAAATACACCGACCCCCTTGCGGATCCAGCGGCTTGCGAGCGCGACGTCCCTTACTTCACCAAGCTGCGCACCAATGTAATTCGGACGTATGCCGTTGACCCATCGAAGAACCACGATGAGTGTATGAAGAAACTCGCTGATGCTGGCATCTACCTCATCTCTGATCTTTCCTCTCCGACCGAATCCATCGAGCGGGAAAACCCCAAATGGGATCTTGATCTCTACAAACGGTATACAGATGTGATTGACGCGTTCGCAAAGTATGATAACGTTATTGGATTTTTCTCCGGAAATGAGGTTGCCAATGCCAAGAATAATACTGCGGCAATCGCCTTCGTCAGGGCAGCAGTCCGGGATATGAAGGCCTAtatcaagcagaagaagtACCGCGACTCATTGGCGATCGGATACTCTACCGATGACGATCAGTGGATGCGTGCCGATGTTGCAAACTACTTGGTCTGTGGAGACAAGGACAGCCAGATTGATATGTTCGGGTATAATATCTATGAATGGTGTGGGAAGTCTTCCTTCAAGGAGTCTGGCTACGAGGAACGTACCAAGGAATTCTCCAATTACCCCGTTCccgccttcttctcggaATATGGATGCAATAATCCTCGACCTCGGCCATTTAATGATGTACCAGTGCTCTATAGCGACCAAATGAATGATGTCTGGAGCGGCGGCATCGTGTACATGTACTTCCAGGAGGACAACGACTATGGTCTGGTCACCCTGGATAAATCGAAAATCAGTACCTTGTCGGACTTCAACAGCTTGTCGTCTCAAATTCAAAAGGCGACCGCAACGGGCGTGAAAAGTGCCGACTATCGCCCTACTGCCAGTGCTCGGACTTGCCCCAAGGTGGGTGACGATTGGCAGGCCAACGCCAAAGACCTTCCACCAACCCCTAATGCAGATCTCTGCAAGTGTATGGAAGAAGGCCTCACTTGTGTGGTCAAGGACTCGGTGTCGGAACAGGAGTATGGAAAACTTTTTGGGATGATCTGCGGCAACGAGGGCGTCTGTGATGGACTCGCCCGTGATGCGATCAAGGGGAACTTCGGTGCATATGGCATGTGCAGCGCCCGACAGCAGCTCTCATTTGTTCTGAACCAATATTATCAACAACAGAGCAAGGAAAACCAGGCTTCGGCGTGCGACTTCAAGGGAGCTGCCTCCACCAAAAAGGCGAGCAAGCCCACGGGTACCTGCTCGTCGCTGCTGGGACAAGCTGGTTCTGCTGGTACTGGCACGGTCTCGTCCAAGCCAACCGGTAGTGGCAGTGGCGGTAGCAGCTCCTCCACATCAGACTCTGCTGCCGGCCTCATGATAGCACCACGATCAGTTCAGGCTGGTGCTTGGCAGATCGGGGCTTACCTGGTGACGGCGATGGTGACTGGTGCTGGCATGATCGTGCTGTGA
- a CDS encoding nuclease S1 yields MPRLLPISAATLALAQLTYGWGNLGHETVAYIAQSFVASPTESFCQDILGDDSTSYLANVATWADTYKYTDAGEFSKPYHFIDAQDNPPQSCGVDYDRDCGSAGCSISAIQNYTNILLESPNGSEALNALKFVVHIIGDTHQPLHDENLEAGGNGIDVTYDGETTNLHHIWDTNMPEEAAGGYSLSVAKTYADLLTERIKTGTYSSKKDSWTEGIDIKDPVSTSMIWAADANTYVCSTVLDDGLAYINSTDLSGEYYDKSQPVFEELIAKAGYRLAAWLDLIASQSA; encoded by the exons ATGCCGCGCTTACTCCCCATTTCGGCGGCTACTCTGGCGCTGGCCCAACTCACTTATGGTTGGGGCAACTTAGGTCACGAGACGGTGGCCTACATTGCCCAGAGCTTCGTTGCTTCTCCAACCGAATCCTTTTGTCAGGATATTCTGGGCGATGACTCCACCTCCTACTTGGCCAACGTCGCCACATGGGCCGATACGTATAAGTATACCGACGCCGGAGAATTCTCCAAGCCCTACCATTTTATTGATGCGCAAGACAACCCGCCGCAGAGCTGTGGAGTAGATTACGATCGGGATTGTGGTAGCGCCGGGTGCAGTATCAGCGCGATCCAGAACTAC ACCAATATTCTCCTGGAATCTCCCAATGGCTCGGAGGCGTTGAATGCCCTGAAATTCGTGGTTCAT ATCATCGGAGATACTCACCAGCCCCTGCACGACGAGAATCTCGAGGCCGGTGGCAACGGTATTGATGTGACGTATGATGGAGAAACCACCAACCTCCATCATATTTGGGACACCAACATGCCCGAGGAAGCCGCAGGTGGCTACAGTCTGTCGGTCGCAAAGACCTATGCTGACCTTCTTACTGAGCGCATCAAAACCGGTACCTACTCATCTAAGAAGGACTCATGGACAGAGGGAATTGATATCAAAGACCCTGTGTCGACCTCAATGATCTGGGCGGCCGACGCCAACACCTACGTCTGCAGTACGGTTTTGGATGACGGACTGGCATACATTAACTCCACGGACTTGTCCGGCGAGTACTACGACAAGTCCCAGCCAGTCTTTGAGGAACTCATCGCGAAAGCCGGGTATCGGTTGGCGGCTTGGTTGGATCTGATTGCGAGTCAGTCCGCTTGA
- a CDS encoding fungal-specific transcription factor domain-containing protein, translating to MNHRSPDVQRQEIDRVLQLKRKQREAKACYPCRQRKVKCDSGHPCRTCQKRGHPHICAYDVSKDSSRHSFPRSGRVDPVHASPSHRPAGIASPLTPSPSALNGAETERAQPLDGPSPSGAAPRSGSTSRDRSSDYVFSGKNSVVSILRLQDPDGSIAREAGSVLGLQNTYEYYPFLDIKTPTDRWCALLDILPQRTEILKFFHHYRLSAHPFNPILVDIDGVESAICTYLESVASGELSNPNKISERWSSDKSIGHISLLLATLASGAHFSDLENPQRSEVCQDLARRSFQALRLANFLFRPSLDIVQAMLILGNMLQNNGQSDAAWALLGTTVRLAQALGLHTERGTSHLPESVRSKAKKLWSMTVWQDCLLSLCYDRPPVVSISGWQQSIGPTPALALSFTDVMHFLCQLGLDIAKVQEPEHWDLTRATELLSALDNVYSRAQPHLLSREHCHCLQEHQEHLALRMHMSFCVSVLCRPTIRSSPSRLDDPHYSRLRLRAKDSLVSASNAFLDFQTLSIVPLRTWSMVHTVLSSTLLLCIWQETRNDNECRDLQQRVITVFSTADPARKDTISGSDDGQWLSARHIRALVALRNAVRNAPLNAAGQDGNGSQGEGQTTYPPLNPTVNELVAQDPMFMPGFDLGGGLTTGDGN from the exons ATGAATCACCGCAGTCCCGATGTGCAGCGCCAAGAGATCGACCGTGTGCTGCAACTAAAGCGGAAGCAGCGCGAGGCTAAGGCCTGTTATCCTTGTCGCCAGCGCAAAGTCAAGTGCGATAGTGGTCATCCTTGCAGAACATGTCAAAAGCGTGGCCATCCACACATCTGTGCTTATGATGTGTCGAAGGACTCGTCGCGACACTCATTCCCCCGGTCGGGGAGGGTGGATCCCGTTCATGCATCACCGTCACATCGACCAGCCGGCATTGCTTCCCCGCTGACTCCATCACCGTCGGCACTTAATGGAGCGGAGACCGAGCGAGCGCAACCGCTGGATGGGCCTTCACCATCGGGAGCCGCTCCACGTTCGGGGTCGACTAGCCGTGATCGCTCGTCTGATTATGTCTTCTCTGGGAAGAACTCTGTGGTTTCCATCCTTCGGCTGCAAGACCCCGACGGGTCTATCGCGCGAGAGGCAGGGTCTGTGTTGGGCCTGCAGAACACATACGAGTATTATCCGTTCCTTGACATCAAGACTCCCACAGACCGTTGGTGTGCACTTCTGGACATACTTCCTCAGAGGACGGAGATCTTAAA ATTTTTTCATCACTATCGCTTGTCTGCACACCCTTTCAATCCGATCTTGGTAGATATTGATGGGGTTGAATCCGCCATATGCACCTATCTGGAGTCTGTTGCATCCGGGGAATTGAGTAACCCAAACAAAATCTCGGAGCGCTGGTCTTCCGACAAGTCCATTGGCCATATCAGTCTCCTTTTGGCGACCTTGGCTTCCGGTGCTCACTTCTCGGATCTTGAAAACCCACAACGCTCGGAAGTATGCCAGGATCTCG CACGTCGATCATTCCAGGCTCTGAGATTGGcaaatttccttttccggcCCTCTTTGGACATTGTGCAAGCCATGCTCATTTTGGGGAACATGTTGCAGAACAATGGCCAATCTGACGCAGCCTGGGCTTTGCTGGGGACTACCGTCCGCTTAGCCCAAGCTCTCGGCTTACACACCGAACGCGGCACTTCACATTTACCAGAAAGTGTCCGTTCgaaggccaagaagctaTG GTCCATGACTGTTTGGCAGGACTGCTTATTGAGCCTCTGTTATGACCGTCCACCAGTGGTCTCCATCTCGGGTTGGCAGCAGAGCATTGGCCCCACACCTGCACTCGCATTGTCATTTACGGATGTGATGCATTTCCTTTGTCAGCTGGGCCTCGATATTGCCAAGGTTCAGGAGCCTGAGCATTGGGATTTGACGCGCGCCACTGAGCTATTGAGTGCGTTAGATAATGTTTACAGTCGTGCCCAGCCTCATCTACTCTCTCGAGAGCATTGCCATTGCCTACAGGAGCACCAGGAGCATCTTGCCCTACGGATGCACATGTCATTTTGCGTGTCAGTGCTCTGTCGGCCGACCATCCGAAGTTCTCCAAGCCGCTTGGATGACCCTCATTATAGTCGCCTACGACTCCGAGCCAAGGATAGCCTTGTGAGTGCATCGAATGCGTTCTTAGATTTTCAAACTTTGAGCATCGTGCCCTTGCGAACCTGGTCAATGGTACATACAGTTCTGAGCTCCACGTTGCTCCTCTGTATCTGGCAGGAAACTCGAAATGACAATGAATGTCGAGACCTGCAGCAGAGAGTGATCACGGTGTTCTCAACGGCAGACCCCGCGAGGAAGGACACTATCAGTGGATCGGACGACGGACAGTGGCTGTCCGCGCGACATATCCGTGCCCTTGTAGCCCTAAGAAATGCAGTGCGCAATGCGCCGCTCAATGCAGCTGGCCAAGACGGTAATGGATCTCAAGGGGAAGGCCAAACTACATATCCTCCCTTGAACCCCACTGTAAATGAACTTGTAGCGCAAGACCCAATGTTTATGCCTGGATTCGACCTGGGCGGAGGTTTGACGACAGGGGATGGAAACTAG